One part of the Granulicella arctica genome encodes these proteins:
- the tilS gene encoding tRNA lysidine(34) synthetase TilS produces the protein MAIPTPLPLNRDSIRPGDRICAAVSGGADSVALLLSLHTANAAPREPLGVGLSVAHVHHGLRGEEADADLNFVRELCGRLDIPLHVHHESVPERVRQTGETVEEAARSIRYSFFESLIASGQADSVLTAHTLDDQAETVLMKLLRGAWTEGLGGIHPVVVVQKERGGKILRPFLGVRRSQIEAFLRDSGQPWREDASNSEMIYTRNRVRHQLMPLLREFNPVVDQTLANLSELARGDEAHWQRTMAQLVPQLLLPGKPVRGGGRSVSTLPGQAAVAIELERLRSLDMATRRRVLRSAARQMGARLSFDETARLMAMCDQAPGPASLHLAGELRAQRSARELRLFRQEN, from the coding sequence ATGGCCATACCCACTCCACTTCCGCTGAACCGTGACAGCATTCGTCCGGGTGACCGCATCTGCGCCGCGGTCTCGGGCGGGGCCGACTCCGTTGCGCTGCTGCTGTCACTGCACACTGCGAATGCAGCTCCGCGTGAGCCGCTCGGCGTGGGGCTGTCGGTGGCTCATGTGCATCACGGGCTGCGCGGCGAGGAGGCCGACGCCGACCTCAACTTTGTGCGCGAGCTGTGCGGCCGACTGGATATTCCGCTGCACGTCCACCATGAGAGCGTTCCGGAGAGAGTACGACAGACCGGCGAGACGGTCGAAGAGGCTGCCCGGAGCATCCGCTACAGCTTCTTCGAGTCGCTGATCGCCTCCGGACAGGCGGATTCGGTCCTGACCGCCCATACGCTCGACGATCAGGCCGAGACGGTCCTGATGAAGCTGCTGCGCGGGGCATGGACGGAGGGTCTGGGCGGGATTCATCCTGTGGTAGTCGTTCAGAAAGAGCGTGGGGGGAAGATTCTGCGCCCATTTCTTGGAGTCCGCCGCTCGCAGATCGAGGCGTTTCTGAGAGATTCAGGCCAACCATGGCGCGAGGATGCCTCAAACTCGGAGATGATCTACACCCGCAACCGCGTGCGTCACCAGTTGATGCCCCTGCTGCGCGAGTTCAACCCGGTGGTTGACCAGACGCTCGCCAACCTCTCCGAGCTCGCCCGAGGAGACGAGGCGCACTGGCAGCGGACGATGGCGCAGCTCGTCCCGCAGTTGCTGCTGCCGGGAAAGCCGGTACGGGGCGGGGGGCGGTCGGTCAGCACGCTTCCGGGACAGGCGGCGGTGGCGATCGAGCTTGAACGCTTGCGCTCGCTGGATATGGCCACACGACGGCGGGTTCTGCGGTCGGCGGCCCGCCAGATGGGGGCACGGCTCAGCTTCGACGAGACCGCTCGGCTGATGGCGATGTGCGACCAGGCACCCGGTCCAGCCAGCCTTCACCTCGCCGGAGAGCTGCGGGCGCAGCGATCTGCCCGGGAGCTTCGCTTGTTTCGCCAGGAAAATTGA
- the ispF gene encoding 2-C-methyl-D-erythritol 2,4-cyclodiphosphate synthase, producing the protein MSMRIGYGFDSHAFKADVPLIIGGLSIEHPEGLAGHSDGDVLLHAITDALLGAVSAGDIGTFFPPSDPRWKGAASSVFLQTALEEVATAGYKIVNIDTVLVMAKPKIVPIAGELRESVARLLGVKPGEVGIKAKTPEGLNQDHVAVAHVTVLLESLNVPEPQSLRTIAAEANSDANAEIDLVVKGLVGDSRDVSALGRKLPSFDTDDLT; encoded by the coding sequence GTGAGCATGAGAATTGGATACGGCTTTGACTCGCACGCCTTCAAGGCGGATGTTCCGCTGATCATCGGTGGCCTGTCCATCGAACACCCTGAGGGGCTCGCCGGACACTCCGACGGCGACGTTCTCCTTCACGCCATCACCGACGCGCTCCTTGGCGCGGTCTCGGCGGGCGACATCGGCACCTTCTTTCCTCCGAGCGATCCTCGCTGGAAGGGCGCTGCCTCCAGCGTCTTCCTCCAGACGGCGCTCGAAGAGGTGGCGACGGCGGGCTACAAGATTGTCAACATCGACACCGTGCTGGTGATGGCGAAGCCGAAGATCGTTCCCATCGCCGGAGAGCTTCGCGAGAGCGTTGCGCGGCTGCTCGGAGTCAAGCCCGGCGAGGTTGGCATCAAGGCCAAGACCCCCGAAGGGCTGAACCAGGATCATGTCGCCGTCGCCCACGTGACCGTGCTGCTCGAAAGCCTCAACGTCCCCGAGCCGCAGAGCCTGCGCACGATCGCAGCCGAGGCGAACTCCGATGCCAACGCAGAAATTGACTTGGTGGTAAAGGGACTCGTCGGCGATTCGCGAGATGTCTCCGCGCTTGGCCGCAAGCTCCCCAGCTTCGACACCGACGACCTAACTTAA
- a CDS encoding M14 family metallopeptidase: MMRIPALLLCSGVCALSFSAFAQVDPLLAVPHAPVHCTDVPKDATPAEASCYQTTPNYADTMAYLHKLAAKAPRQVHIEPFGTTGEGRELDIVIVSKDGVFDPAALHAAKRPIVLVQNSIHAGEMDGKDACLALLRDMVVTKTKAALLDRAVFVFIPIYNADGHERRGPFNRINQLGPDEMGWRGNGTNLNLNRDYLKADAPETRAFMAMIHHWLPDFFVDDHVTDGADYRYDVTFTIDDGPNLPAATAQWVDSTVTPSLERYVDAHGHLAAPTYIMLVDDTDPAKGLGFNDDPPRFSTGYMVLEGRPGMLVELHMLKDYRTRVTGNYQILAGLMELVNRDADKLIALNASADAEAKQLGSQPTVPYPLALGWSGQTTPFTFHGYSYTRTLSEISGAMRVNYTHTPVDLTVPFQTGFKATAEATLPVAYIIPAQWTKVIDVLAAHQVEIERTSASWTGEVESYQCGGMTWQDPPFEGRHPTFNGEAARSPGKFGTCELVHRPMTYPAGSAVVRLNQRLSKVVAEWLEPAAPDSALQWGFFDPIFEQKEYGEAYVVERLAREMMAKDPALKAEFEKKIATDPAFAANPGARLDFFYNHSPWFAANRVGEYPVGRLKSIEGLPLATR; this comes from the coding sequence ATGATGCGCATCCCCGCTCTCTTACTGTGCAGCGGAGTCTGCGCGCTCTCGTTCTCTGCCTTTGCTCAGGTAGACCCGCTGCTCGCCGTGCCACACGCGCCCGTCCACTGCACCGATGTGCCGAAGGACGCGACCCCCGCCGAGGCCTCCTGCTACCAGACAACGCCCAACTACGCCGACACCATGGCCTACCTGCATAAGCTCGCAGCCAAGGCTCCGAGGCAGGTGCACATCGAGCCCTTCGGCACCACCGGCGAGGGCCGCGAGCTCGACATCGTTATCGTCTCGAAGGATGGCGTCTTCGATCCGGCTGCCCTCCACGCTGCAAAGCGCCCCATCGTGCTCGTCCAAAACTCCATTCACGCCGGCGAGATGGATGGCAAGGACGCCTGCCTCGCGCTGCTCCGCGACATGGTCGTCACGAAGACCAAGGCCGCGCTGCTCGACCGAGCCGTCTTTGTCTTCATCCCCATCTACAACGCCGACGGTCACGAGCGCCGCGGCCCCTTCAACCGCATCAATCAGCTCGGCCCCGACGAGATGGGCTGGCGCGGCAACGGCACCAACCTCAATCTCAACCGCGACTACCTCAAGGCCGACGCACCCGAGACTCGTGCCTTCATGGCGATGATCCATCACTGGCTGCCCGACTTCTTCGTTGACGATCACGTTACCGATGGCGCGGACTATCGGTACGACGTCACCTTCACCATCGACGACGGCCCTAACCTTCCTGCCGCCACAGCGCAGTGGGTCGACAGCACCGTCACGCCATCACTCGAAAGGTATGTTGACGCGCACGGCCACCTTGCCGCGCCCACGTACATCATGCTGGTCGACGATACCGACCCCGCGAAGGGCCTGGGCTTCAACGACGACCCGCCGCGTTTCTCCACGGGCTACATGGTGCTCGAAGGCCGTCCCGGCATGTTGGTCGAGCTGCACATGCTCAAGGACTACCGCACCCGCGTCACCGGCAACTATCAGATCCTCGCCGGCTTGATGGAGCTGGTCAACCGCGACGCCGACAAGCTTATCGCCCTCAACGCCAGCGCCGATGCGGAGGCCAAACAGCTCGGCTCGCAGCCAACAGTACCTTACCCGTTGGCCCTGGGCTGGAGCGGCCAGACCACGCCATTTACCTTCCACGGTTACAGCTACACGCGCACACTCAGCGAGATCTCAGGCGCAATGCGCGTCAACTACACGCACACCCCCGTCGACCTGACCGTACCCTTTCAGACCGGCTTCAAAGCCACCGCCGAAGCCACCCTCCCCGTTGCCTATATCATCCCCGCACAGTGGACCAAGGTGATCGATGTGCTAGCCGCCCATCAGGTCGAGATCGAACGCACCAGCGCGTCCTGGACCGGTGAGGTCGAGAGCTACCAGTGTGGCGGCATGACCTGGCAGGACCCTCCCTTCGAGGGCCGTCACCCTACCTTCAACGGCGAAGCCGCACGCAGCCCCGGCAAGTTCGGCACCTGCGAGCTGGTGCATCGCCCGATGACCTACCCCGCTGGCTCTGCCGTCGTGCGCCTCAACCAACGCCTGTCGAAGGTCGTCGCCGAGTGGCTCGAGCCCGCCGCGCCCGATTCTGCATTGCAGTGGGGCTTCTTCGACCCCATCTTCGAGCAGAAGGAGTACGGCGAAGCCTACGTCGTCGAACGCCTCGCCCGCGAGATGATGGCGAAGGATCCCGCGCTCAAGGCCGAGTTCGAGAAGAAGATCGCCACCGATCCAGCCTTCGCAGCGAACCCCGGTGCCCGCCTCGACTTCTTCTACAACCACTCGCCATGGTTCGCCGCAAACCGCGTCGGCGAGTACCCCGTGGGTCGCCTGAAGAGCATCGAAGGCTTGCCCCTGGCGACCCGCTAA
- the lptE gene encoding LptE family protein — MRLTSFTVLLLFALTGCGYHTAGSATHLPANVRTLAVPIFTTRVTAYHSEMVFTQAVIRELDTRTKYRIINSDSDKDAADAILRGTIISQSVAPLTYDSSTSQTSSYLITITAKVVLTDHDGHILYQNDALGYREQYQSTQDLSGFIQEDSPAVRRIARDFAQAVVSDMLESF, encoded by the coding sequence ATGCGACTTACTTCCTTCACCGTTCTTCTTCTCTTCGCGCTCACCGGCTGCGGCTACCACACAGCCGGTTCGGCGACCCATCTGCCTGCGAACGTCCGCACCCTCGCCGTGCCGATCTTCACGACCCGCGTAACGGCCTACCACTCCGAGATGGTCTTTACCCAGGCCGTCATCCGCGAGCTCGACACCCGCACGAAGTACCGCATCATCAACTCCGATAGCGATAAGGACGCCGCCGACGCTATCCTGCGCGGCACGATTATCAGCCAGTCGGTCGCGCCGCTCACGTACGATTCGTCGACCAGCCAGACCTCCAGCTACCTCATCACCATCACGGCCAAGGTTGTGTTGACCGACCACGACGGCCACATCCTCTACCAGAACGACGCGCTCGGCTACCGCGAGCAGTATCAGTCCACGCAGGACCTCAGCGGCTTCATCCAGGAGGACTCTCCCGCCGTGCGCCGCATCGCCCGGGACTTCGCGCAAGCCGTCGTCAGCGACATGCTGGAGTCGTTCTAA
- the fbp gene encoding class 1 fructose-bisphosphatase — MVVTVQQHIQQQQADITAASGTFSLLLGGITLATKIIEAKIRTAGLSDVLGAFGQTNVQGEAQQKLDVFANNALLHCLGARDMVAALVSEEDEEPVTFDRSPDKGKYIVVFDPLDGSSNIDVNVNVGTIFSILKRQPEGDLQASVLQPGYKQVAAGYVVYGPSTVLVYTTGNGVHSFTLDPTIGAFVLTAEKMQMPKHGPYYSTNEANAEEWPAGYRTYIDTLRSGTAGTYSSRYIGSLVADFHRTLLKGGVFLYPPTKKQPKGKLRLLYEANPLAFIAEQAGGMASNGTGRVLDIQPEAIHQRTPFMIGSEREMTLLAEVLAR, encoded by the coding sequence ATGGTCGTCACCGTACAGCAGCACATTCAGCAACAACAGGCGGACATCACCGCCGCCAGCGGAACCTTCAGCCTGCTGCTCGGCGGCATCACGCTCGCAACCAAGATCATCGAGGCCAAGATCCGCACCGCCGGCCTCTCCGACGTGCTCGGCGCCTTCGGCCAGACGAACGTGCAGGGAGAGGCCCAGCAGAAGCTCGACGTCTTCGCCAACAATGCCCTGCTGCACTGCCTCGGCGCACGCGACATGGTCGCCGCACTCGTCAGCGAAGAGGACGAGGAGCCCGTCACCTTCGACCGCAGCCCCGACAAGGGAAAGTACATCGTCGTCTTCGATCCCCTCGACGGCTCTTCCAATATCGATGTGAACGTCAACGTCGGCACCATCTTCAGCATCCTCAAGCGCCAGCCGGAGGGCGACCTCCAGGCGTCGGTCCTGCAACCGGGGTACAAGCAGGTCGCCGCAGGCTACGTCGTCTACGGCCCGTCTACCGTGCTCGTCTACACCACCGGCAACGGTGTGCACAGCTTCACGCTCGACCCCACCATCGGAGCCTTCGTGCTCACCGCTGAAAAGATGCAGATGCCGAAGCACGGCCCCTACTACAGCACCAACGAAGCGAACGCAGAGGAGTGGCCCGCAGGCTACCGCACCTACATCGACACGTTGCGCAGCGGGACGGCAGGCACCTACAGCTCGCGCTACATCGGCTCGCTCGTGGCCGACTTCCACCGCACCCTGCTCAAGGGCGGCGTCTTCCTCTACCCTCCCACAAAAAAGCAGCCAAAAGGCAAGCTGCGCCTGCTCTACGAGGCCAACCCACTGGCCTTTATCGCGGAACAGGCAGGCGGCATGGCCTCGAACGGCACCGGCCGCGTCCTCGACATCCAACCCGAGGCCATTCATCAGCGCACACCATTCATGATCGGCAGCGAGCGGGAGATGACCCTTCTCGCCGAGGTGCTAGCGCGGTGA
- the holA gene encoding DNA polymerase III subunit delta → MAPLRSFASTDRFLAEIASPTPRAGYILIGDEIFLYERCRKGVLQALVPPEMRDFCLNDIDLADISIFEILDRAQTPSLMAPFQVFFIRGLKNLYGRGSKKEEFAAIDAYFRSPNPQALLLFVADHLRIPTDLRRMDYQDKERFERIRETLGEWCGTVELARVDETDAVRWVTESAQARDTRFDPDAARELVDALGADMMLIASEFEKLLLYTEGRGRITLGDVETMVLAAKQRSLYELTDAITAKDRPRALALLHGLLNASDGGEDASIGHLYMLARTFRQMLIILEKNVRDSRAIWQVLWQGFRMPPFAAEELIKQARRYKSRRELTRALRLVARADLELRSSPANKLLVLERLILDLSAEAKPEALSSSTQFAMEL, encoded by the coding sequence ATGGCGCCGCTCCGCAGCTTTGCCTCGACCGACCGCTTTCTCGCGGAGATTGCCTCGCCCACGCCGCGTGCCGGCTACATCCTCATCGGCGACGAGATCTTTCTCTACGAACGCTGTCGCAAAGGCGTCCTCCAGGCGCTCGTTCCGCCGGAGATGCGCGACTTCTGCCTGAACGACATCGACCTCGCCGACATCAGCATCTTCGAGATCCTCGACCGCGCCCAGACACCGTCGCTGATGGCTCCGTTCCAGGTCTTCTTCATCCGCGGCCTGAAGAACCTCTACGGACGCGGCAGCAAGAAGGAAGAGTTCGCCGCGATCGACGCCTACTTCCGCTCGCCGAACCCGCAGGCGCTGCTGCTCTTCGTCGCCGACCACCTCCGCATCCCCACCGACCTCCGCCGCATGGACTATCAGGATAAGGAGCGCTTCGAGCGCATCCGCGAGACCCTCGGCGAGTGGTGCGGCACGGTCGAGCTCGCCCGTGTCGACGAGACCGACGCCGTCCGCTGGGTCACCGAGTCCGCGCAGGCCCGCGACACACGCTTCGACCCAGACGCCGCCCGCGAGCTCGTCGACGCGCTCGGCGCCGACATGATGCTCATCGCCAGCGAGTTCGAAAAGCTGCTGCTCTACACGGAGGGCCGCGGCCGCATCACCCTCGGCGACGTCGAAACGATGGTGCTCGCCGCCAAGCAGCGCTCGCTCTACGAGCTGACCGACGCCATCACCGCCAAGGACCGCCCCCGCGCCCTTGCGCTGCTGCATGGCCTGCTCAACGCATCCGATGGAGGCGAGGACGCCTCCATCGGCCACCTCTACATGCTTGCCCGCACCTTCCGCCAGATGCTCATCATCCTCGAGAAGAACGTGCGCGACTCCCGCGCCATCTGGCAGGTCCTCTGGCAGGGCTTCCGCATGCCGCCCTTCGCCGCCGAAGAGCTCATCAAGCAAGCACGCCGCTACAAGAGCCGCCGCGAGCTCACCCGCGCCCTCCGCCTCGTCGCCCGCGCGGACTTGGAGCTACGCTCCAGCCCCGCGAATAAACTCCTCGTGCTGGAACGACTGATTCTTGACTTGTCAGCAGAGGCAAAACCAGAAGCTCTTAGCTCTAGCACCCAGTTCGCGATGGAGCTTTAG
- the ispD gene encoding 2-C-methyl-D-erythritol 4-phosphate cytidylyltransferase, whose amino-acid sequence MRVFVILPAAGIGTRMAASGAASGGAPAAPKQFLTIGGAPVLLHSLRAFLAVPRVKAIYIAVRKQEIDRVQAHVEEYGLGAKIHVVEGGDNRQHSVSNALASIICASDDIVLVHDAVRPLIDTATIERTIDAIVKHGAAIVGLPAVDTIKQVERTADGAIVTATIPRELIVQAQTPQGARYDLLKRAFSEAEADEFAGTDEASLLERAGIAVAVVAGSARNFKITQPGDIELAEFYLAAAK is encoded by the coding sequence ATGCGTGTTTTTGTAATTCTTCCGGCAGCAGGTATTGGGACGCGGATGGCTGCGAGCGGAGCCGCCAGCGGCGGTGCTCCAGCCGCGCCCAAACAGTTCCTCACCATCGGCGGCGCTCCTGTGCTCCTTCACTCGCTGCGGGCGTTTCTCGCGGTCCCACGCGTCAAGGCCATCTACATCGCTGTGCGAAAACAGGAGATCGACCGAGTTCAGGCGCATGTCGAGGAGTACGGGCTCGGAGCGAAGATCCACGTCGTCGAAGGCGGGGACAACCGTCAGCACTCTGTGAGCAACGCTCTTGCCTCGATCATCTGCGCCAGCGACGATATCGTGCTTGTGCACGACGCTGTCCGCCCTCTGATCGACACGGCGACCATCGAACGCACCATTGATGCCATCGTCAAACACGGCGCAGCCATCGTCGGCCTTCCCGCCGTCGATACCATCAAGCAGGTCGAACGCACCGCCGATGGAGCCATTGTTACCGCAACCATTCCTCGAGAATTGATCGTGCAGGCACAAACGCCGCAAGGGGCGCGGTACGATCTATTGAAGCGGGCTTTTTCCGAGGCCGAGGCCGACGAGTTTGCCGGAACCGACGAGGCCAGCCTGCTAGAACGCGCAGGTATCGCGGTCGCGGTCGTTGCCGGTTCGGCAAGAAATTTCAAAATAACCCAGCCCGGTGACATCGAGCTGGCTGAGTTTTATCTGGCGGCTGCTAAGTGA
- the ftsH gene encoding ATP-dependent zinc metalloprotease FtsH, translating to MNSTVKQILIWVFMITCLVCLWQFVKGSNSGPDKGISLTQLLNDADQGKISDVTVNGEQVSGHYSDKTLFHTTIPTGFNDLYKTLRDHGVNINIKDQNSSAWLNVLIQFAPMVLLVGLWFFLLRQMQSGGNKAMSFGKSRARLLSMQQKKITFKDVAGVDEAKEELKEIIEFLREAQKFQKLGGRIPKGVLLVGPPGTGKTLLARAVAGEANVPFFSISGSDFVEMFVGVGASRVRDLFEQGKKNAPCIIFIDEIDAVGRHRGAGLGGGHDEREQTLNQLLVEMDGFESNDGVILVAATNRPDVLDPALLRPGRFDRRVIVDRPDIRGREEVLKVHSKKVPMAEDVNLNVLARGTPGFSGADLANMVNEAALTAARFNRKAVHMYDFEVAKDKVMMGAERKSMLLTDEEKKVTAYHEAGHTLVSALREHSDPLHKVTIIPRGMALGVTVYLPEEDNHTVTKDYLETRMATLMGGRCAEEIFLKKMTTGAGNDIERSTELARKMVCEFGMSKLGPMTFGKKEEQIFLGREIAQHRDFSDDTARQIDAEVRAFVDAGYKSAYTILESNQDIMHRMAAALLERETLDAAEIKLIIEGKELPAARSPLSSVDPDSGETQKILKADSGRKPGFGEGQPSPA from the coding sequence TTGAACTCGACCGTGAAACAGATACTAATTTGGGTCTTTATGATCACCTGCCTCGTGTGTTTGTGGCAGTTCGTCAAGGGCAGCAACTCGGGGCCAGATAAGGGCATCAGCCTGACCCAACTGCTCAACGACGCCGACCAGGGAAAGATCAGCGATGTCACGGTTAATGGCGAGCAGGTCTCCGGTCACTACAGTGACAAGACCCTGTTCCACACAACCATTCCGACCGGCTTCAACGATCTCTATAAGACACTCCGCGACCACGGCGTGAATATCAATATCAAGGACCAAAACTCGAGCGCGTGGCTCAACGTCCTGATCCAGTTCGCGCCGATGGTCCTGCTGGTTGGCCTGTGGTTCTTCCTGCTGCGCCAGATGCAGTCAGGCGGCAACAAGGCGATGAGCTTCGGCAAGAGCCGCGCCCGCCTGCTCTCCATGCAGCAGAAGAAGATCACCTTCAAGGACGTCGCCGGCGTCGATGAAGCCAAGGAAGAGCTGAAGGAGATCATCGAATTCCTGCGCGAGGCGCAGAAATTTCAGAAGCTCGGCGGCCGCATCCCCAAGGGCGTGCTGCTCGTCGGACCTCCGGGAACCGGCAAGACGCTGCTTGCCCGCGCTGTCGCGGGTGAGGCCAACGTTCCCTTCTTCTCGATCTCCGGTTCGGACTTCGTCGAGATGTTTGTCGGCGTCGGCGCAAGCCGCGTCCGCGATCTGTTCGAGCAGGGCAAGAAGAACGCTCCCTGCATCATCTTCATCGACGAGATCGACGCAGTTGGCCGTCACCGTGGCGCAGGTCTCGGCGGCGGACACGACGAGCGCGAGCAGACCCTCAACCAGCTACTGGTCGAGATGGACGGCTTCGAGTCGAACGACGGAGTCATCCTCGTCGCCGCGACCAACCGTCCCGACGTGCTCGACCCCGCTCTTCTCCGCCCAGGCCGTTTTGATCGCCGCGTGATCGTCGATCGTCCGGACATTCGCGGTCGCGAAGAGGTACTCAAGGTCCATTCGAAGAAGGTTCCGATGGCGGAAGACGTCAACCTGAACGTTCTTGCACGTGGAACACCGGGCTTCTCCGGTGCCGACCTGGCCAACATGGTCAACGAGGCCGCCCTCACCGCTGCCCGCTTCAACCGCAAGGCCGTACACATGTACGACTTCGAGGTTGCCAAGGATAAGGTGATGATGGGCGCGGAGCGCAAGTCCATGCTCCTGACCGACGAGGAGAAGAAGGTTACCGCGTATCACGAGGCGGGCCACACGCTGGTCTCCGCGCTGCGGGAGCACTCCGATCCGCTGCACAAGGTCACAATCATCCCGCGTGGCATGGCGCTCGGCGTCACCGTCTACCTGCCTGAAGAGGATAACCACACCGTCACCAAGGACTATCTCGAGACGCGCATGGCGACCCTCATGGGCGGCCGCTGCGCAGAAGAGATCTTCCTGAAGAAGATGACCACCGGCGCGGGCAACGATATCGAGCGCTCCACCGAGCTCGCCCGCAAGATGGTCTGCGAGTTCGGCATGAGCAAGCTCGGTCCGATGACCTTCGGCAAGAAGGAAGAGCAGATCTTCCTTGGCCGCGAGATCGCCCAGCACCGCGACTTCTCCGATGACACCGCACGGCAGATCGATGCCGAGGTTCGGGCGTTCGTGGATGCTGGCTACAAGTCGGCCTACACCATCCTCGAGTCCAACCAGGACATCATGCACCGCATGGCTGCGGCCCTGTTGGAGCGCGAGACTCTGGATGCCGCCGAGATCAAGCTGATCATCGAAGGCAAGGAGCTGCCGGCTGCCCGGTCGCCGCTCTCGAGCGTCGATCCTGACTCCGGCGAGACCCAGAAGATCCTCAAAGCGGACAGCGGACGCAAGCCCGGCTTCGGCGAGGGTCAGCCCTCTCCCGCATAA
- a CDS encoding M24 family metallopeptidase, which yields MTQTTSLLNRRRFLLSSAALAAAPAVSLEAQRHDAAPTAPLPPAIAALKSRIGEAVPITLAEREQRFERARALMKREAMGAICITGGTSLVYFTGIRWGQSERLFAFLLPATGAPFIVCPVFEEDRVRERLDSVPDGAATKIYTWNEDDDPYALVAKALREAGVTTGTLGIEERVQFVFAERIAQACPALKVVSAIPVVSGCRSVKTPAELALMRLANSITLSVYKAAYGSAHPGMTNRQFSELIDAAYARCGVQGEASCQVGVYSALPHGSLQPQVIRENEMILIDDGCFVEGYQSDMSRSFVLGKPTDKQKRVFEIVHKAQAAAVAAARPGVECQAVDAAARSVVTAAGFGPDYAHFTHRVGHGIGMDMHEWPYLVRGNTQQLAAGMTFSDEPGIYIKGEFGVRLEDDWVVTPDGGQMFTPQSPSLEDPFGNA from the coding sequence ATGACCCAGACCACTTCCCTGCTCAATCGTCGCCGGTTTCTGCTCTCGTCTGCCGCTCTTGCTGCCGCACCGGCCGTCTCGCTCGAGGCGCAGCGGCATGACGCTGCACCAACAGCCCCGTTGCCACCGGCGATTGCGGCCCTGAAGAGTCGCATCGGCGAGGCGGTGCCGATCACGCTCGCGGAGCGCGAGCAGCGTTTTGAACGGGCACGCGCACTGATGAAGCGCGAGGCGATGGGCGCGATCTGCATCACGGGTGGGACGTCGCTGGTTTACTTCACCGGCATCCGCTGGGGCCAGTCGGAGCGGCTGTTTGCGTTCCTGCTGCCTGCGACGGGAGCGCCGTTTATCGTGTGCCCGGTGTTTGAAGAGGACCGCGTGCGCGAGCGGTTGGACTCGGTGCCGGATGGCGCGGCGACGAAGATCTATACGTGGAATGAGGACGACGATCCGTATGCGCTGGTCGCGAAGGCGTTGCGCGAGGCAGGCGTGACGACCGGCACGCTGGGGATAGAGGAGCGGGTGCAGTTCGTATTTGCCGAGCGTATCGCGCAGGCGTGTCCGGCGTTGAAGGTGGTCAGCGCAATCCCGGTGGTGTCGGGGTGTCGCAGTGTGAAGACGCCCGCAGAGCTGGCGCTGATGCGGCTTGCGAACAGCATTACGCTGTCGGTGTACAAAGCGGCCTATGGGTCGGCACATCCGGGGATGACGAACCGGCAGTTTTCGGAGCTGATCGACGCGGCGTATGCGCGGTGTGGCGTGCAGGGCGAGGCGAGCTGCCAGGTGGGCGTGTACTCGGCGCTGCCGCATGGATCGTTGCAGCCGCAGGTGATCCGCGAGAACGAGATGATTTTGATCGACGATGGCTGCTTCGTCGAGGGGTACCAGTCGGATATGTCGCGGTCGTTTGTGCTGGGTAAGCCGACAGACAAACAGAAGCGCGTCTTCGAGATTGTGCATAAGGCACAGGCCGCGGCTGTAGCGGCGGCTCGGCCCGGCGTGGAGTGCCAGGCCGTCGATGCAGCGGCGCGTAGCGTTGTTACGGCGGCTGGTTTCGGCCCAGATTACGCGCACTTTACGCATCGCGTGGGCCACGGGATCGGAATGGACATGCACGAGTGGCCATACCTTGTCCGCGGCAACACGCAGCAGCTCGCGGCGGGCATGACGTTCTCGGACGAGCCGGGAATTTATATCAAGGGCGAGTTCGGCGTACGGCTCGAGGACGACTGGGTGGTGACGCCGGATGGCGGGCAGATGTTCACGCCGCAGAGCCCGTCGCTCGAAGATCCCTTCGGCAACGCGTAG